From the genome of Primulina huaijiensis isolate GDHJ02 chromosome 11, ASM1229523v2, whole genome shotgun sequence:
CAGGGGTTCATAAGGAAACTGGCTCAAAAAAGAGGTATATAAAGTTTGGCTTTTATTAAAGAGAAAGGTGTGGCCAGTTCCGCTCTGTATCCTAATTTTGAATTCGACAGGGGTTTTTGTGAACAAGGACAAAGTACCAAAAAATTAATCGTGAACTTATAATGATAATCAACTTATGATGCCATGTAAATATAAAACTATATTGATGTTTACGTAAGTCTTTTTCTCTCAAGATCGATCTGTGGTTGTCTAACATTTTCTACTCTTCAAAGATCTCGAACTGAATTGTGTACTCCATCAAGTTCCAAAGCATGCAGAGAAAAACAACGGAGGGATCGGCTAAATGACAAGTACTTACATGCCCTTTTGTGTTCCATACTTGTTCTATGTTTTACTCTTCAGTGACTTAATTGTGCACCTTTTAGGTTTCTGGAATTGGGCGCTGTCCTAGAGCCGGGCAGACCTGCCAAAACAGACAAGGCTGCCATTTTGGTTGATGCTGTTCGAATCGTGAATCAACTGAGAGGTGAAGCTCAGAAGCTGAAAGACTCAAATTCAGATCTCCAGGTGAAGATTAAGGAGCTTAAGGTAGGGCTGGTTTTCTCATCCTTCACTTTGCAGATGTTTCTCTATCAATTTCATGATCAAAGGATAATTTTAGCCGACTAGAAGCTTACTCATATTTAACAAGAAGTAACTATCCATGTTTTCTGTGTTTCACCATGTTGACTTGCTGATAGGGATCGTGGACTTTGAGTTGCAATCAATCTTATTCTATTTTCTTTCTGTGTTTCGCTGATGAGGATAGGCTGAAAAAAATGAGCTTCGTGATGAAAAGCAAAGGTTGAAGGTTGAAAAGGAGAAGCtagagcaacaactcaagacgACAACTGCCCCCCAACCTGGCTTTTTACCGGCTCCTCCCCCAATTCCCGCCGCATTTGCTGCTCAAACCCAAACGTCTGGCAACAAATTGGTGCCTATCATCAGTTACCCTGGGGTCGCGATGTGGCAGTTCATGCCACCTGCAGCTGTTGATACTTCTCAGGACCATGTCCTTCGCCCACCGGTTGCCTAAGTTGGCAATGATGTCCTGCCATGGTGCCATTCGAATAGTGGTCCAATTGTTGAAATCATTTGTCTTTGTTCTTGTCTGTTTTAGTTTTTACTGAACCATCTGCCTGGGATCTC
Proteins encoded in this window:
- the LOC140987362 gene encoding transcription factor ILR3-like produces the protein MVSPENTNWLYDYGFEDIPVLDANLSAPNSGFSWSVQALNGSSNFSAEIDGCSFEESGVHKETGSKKRSRTELCTPSSSKACREKQRRDRLNDKFLELGAVLEPGRPAKTDKAAILVDAVRIVNQLRGEAQKLKDSNSDLQVKIKELKAEKNELRDEKQRLKVEKEKLEQQLKTTTAPQPGFLPAPPPIPAAFAAQTQTSGNKLVPIISYPGVAMWQFMPPAAVDTSQDHVLRPPVA